GCCTGCGCCGGATAGGTGTAGCCGAACATCACCGGCGTGGCGCACAGGATCTGCAGGTCGACGCCGTGGCGGTCCATCTGTGCGACGCGCAGGGCCGGGTCCCACAGGGTGGCGTCGACGGGGCGGAACGGACGGTCACCGGCCATGATCTGGCCGGTCGAGCCATCGCCGTCGCGCCGCAGCCAGGGCGCATCGACCGGGTCCAGCGCCGCCGCTTCCTGCCGCGTGATGGGCGGGAAGAAGTGCGCGTGCATATCGATTTTCAAGGTCATAAAAGGACGGATGACAGGTTGGGGGCGTCAGGCGGGCGACGGCTGCGCGGCGGGGGCTTGCGCCTTGCCCGGGTGGATCGCGCCGCAGCCGGGGCAGGTGCGCTTTTCCTCGCTGGCGTAGAAGGCCTGGAACAGCGGCGGCAGGTCGGTCACGATGCTTTTCAGCTGCACCTCGACGCGGTGCACCAGCTGGCCGCAATGCGGGCAATACCATTCGAAGCCGTCCAGCAGCCCTTGCGGGCGCTGGCGCTCGATGACCAGACAGGCGCTGCCGGTCTCGGGGCGCTGCGGCGAATGGCGCACGTGCGGTGGCAGCAGGAAGATGTCGCCTTCCTTCAAGTCGACGCGCTCGGGCTTGCCGTCGATCCACAGCGACAGCCAGGCGTTGCCGCGCACCTGGTAGAAGAACTCTTCCAGCGGATCGTCGTGGTAGTCGGTGCGCAGGTTGGGGCCGCCGACCACGGTGACGATGAAATCGGCGTCCTGCCAGATCTGCTGGTTGCCCACCGGCGGTTGCAGCAGGTGGGCGTGGTCCTGGATCCAACGCTGGAAATTCAGGGGCGGGCCATAGGCGGGCATGACGGTCTCCGGGAGGCTCTTGCGGACTTCGCTGAAGGCAAGTCTAGGCGGGGGAAGGGGCCGCGGCACAATAGAAATTGCGCGGTTGGATATGCGGGGTATCTATCGCGGGGTTTCCCTGAACGGGATATCCCGGATGCGCCGGATCAGGCGTCCTGAGGACCCGGCGCGCGCTGCGCCGCGATCTGCTTGAGGTAGTCGACCAGGCGCAGGCAGGCGGGCGTCAGCGGCCGGTCGGCGCGGATCGAATAGCCGACGTCGCCGAACGCGCCGAAGGCGTCGGTGGGCAGGCGCGTCAGCACGCCCATGGCCAGGAACTGGGCCGCGGCGTCATAGGGCATCAGCGCCAGCGCATCGCTGTGCATCAGGATGCCGATATTGGTCAGCAGCGACAGCGACTCGACGTGGCGCGTGGGCAGCCGCACGCCGGCATCGAAGAAGCTGCGCTCGATCGAGGCGCGCAGCGGCGAGGTGGGCGCGGGCAGGATCCAGATGTGGTCGGCCAGCTCGGCCAGCGTCACGCGAGCGGCCCCGGCCAGTGGATGGCGCGCGCCGGCCACCAGGCACAGGTCTTCGCGATACAGCTTGTGGTGGTCGACGGCGACGCCCGAGATCGACGCCATGTCGGCGCCCGGCAGGCGGCCCACCACGATGTCGACGTCGCCGGTGGCCAGCGCCGGCAGCAGCTGCGCCGACGGCCCTTCGCGCACCGTGACCTGGATGCCGGGGTGGTCGGTCATCAGCCGCGCGATGGCCTCGGGCAGCAGCTTGGCCGAGGCCGCGATCAGCGTGCCCACCACCACGTGGCCGCTGGCGCCGCCCAGCACCGCGTCGATGTCGTCGGCCATGTAGCGGATCTCGGCCATCATGGCGTGCACGCGGCGGCCCAGCACCAGCGCCAGCTCGGTCGGCGTGACGCCGCGGTTGGAGCGCTCGAACAGCGTCGCGCCGAAGAAGGCCTCCAGGTCGTGGATGGCCTTGGTGACGGTGGGCTGGGTCAGGTGCATTTCGCTGGCGGCGCGCGACAGCGAACGGCGCGCCAGCACGCGCTCGAAGATCTGCAGCTGGTGCAGCTTCAGTTTGTGGCTGAGCGCGTTGGGCGTGATGCGGAAGTTCGACATGCGCGCGGCCGTCCCGGCGCGGCGGCCGGGGCGGCGATCCTGTTCCGAAGGAAAAGCCGGAAGGCGGTCTGGCGCCATGGCCGCGCGGGTGTCGGTCAACGCGCCAGCGGCTTGTAGGCGACCGCCTTGATCTCAATCAGCAATTGCGGGTGCGGCAGCTGATGCACCGCCACGGTGGTGCGTGCCGGCCCATCGGCGTCGAAGAACTCGCCGTAGACCTGATTGTAGCCACCGAAGTCGTTCATGTTGACCAGGAAAGTACTGATCTCGACCACGTCCGCCAGGCCCGCGCCGGCGCTGGCCAGGATGTCGCGGATGTTCTCGATCACCGCGCGCGTCTGCACGCGGATGTCGAGCGTGGTGGTGCCCATCGCGTCGACCTCGGCGCCGGCGATGCGGTTGTCCGGCAGGCGCGAGCTGGTGCCCGAGACGAACAGGAAGTCGCCGGCGCGCTTGATGTGGGGATACTTGCCACGCGGGGTGGCCTTGCCGGCGACGACGGTGGCGCTGACGGAAGCTTGGGTCATGGCGGTGTCCTTGGAGGCGCTGTGGCTCACAGCTTGATGCAGACGTTGGTGGGTTCGGTATAGAAATGCAGCGAATGGCGGCCGCCCTCGCGGCCGATGCCGGACAGGCCGCTGCCGCCGAACGGCGTGCGCAGGTCGCGCAGGAACCAGCAATTGACCCACGCCAGCCCCACCTTCATCGCCTGCGCGACGCGGTGGCCGCGGGTCAGGTCCTGCGTCCAGACGGCGGCGGCCAGGCCGTAGCGGGTGTCGTTGGCCAGGCGGATGGCCTCTTCCTCGGTGTCGAACGGCGCCACGTGGCAGACCGGGCCGAACACTTCTTCCTTGATGCAGCGGGCGCTCTCGGGCAGGCCGGTCCAGATGGTCGGCTGCACGTAGGCGCCGGCGTCGCGCGCATCGCCGAACACCGGCACGCCGCCGCCGCTGACCACGGTGGCGCCTTCCTCGCGCGCCAGGGCGAAATACGACAGCACCTTTTCGCGGTGCTCGCGCGACACCAGCGGCCCCATGCCGGTGTCCGGATCATCCGGCCAGCCGATGCGCAGCGCCCGCGCGCGCTCGGCCAGCGCGGCGACGAAGCGGTCGTAGATCGGGCGTTGCACGTACACGCGTTCGGTGCACAGGCAGACCTGGCCGCAGTTGGCGAACACCGAGCGCGCGGTGCCGTCGACCGCCGCCTCGAAGTCGGCGTCGGCGAACACCAGCGCCGCGTTCTTGCCGCCCAGTTCGAACGACACCGGCTTCACGCCCGGCGCCACGGCGCGCATGATGGCAGCGCCGGTGGCCGACTCGCCGGTGAAGGTGATGCCGTCGATGTCCGGATGCGAGGTGATGAACTCGCCCGCGGACCCCGGTCCGAAACCGTGGGTCAGGTTCAGCACGCCGGGCGGCAGCCCGGTCTCGTGCGCGACCTCGGCCAGCAGCGTGGCCGTGGACGGCGTGACTTCCGACGGCTTCATGATGACGGTGTTGCCGAACGCCAGCGCCGGCGCCACTTTCCAGGTCAGCAGCAGCAGCGGCAGGTTCCACGGCGAGATCACGCCGACCACGCCCAGCGGCTTGCGGTAGGCGTAGTTCAGCGCCTGGCGACCGTCGGGCGTGTCGGTCATGTAGCTTTCCATGTCCAGCGTGCGCGCCAGTTCGGCGAAAGCGCGGAAATTGGCGGCGCCGCGCGGAATGTCGATCTGGCTGGCCCAGGAGACCGGCTTGCCGGTGTCGCCGATCTCGGCCTGCAGGAAATCATCGAAGCGGCGGTTGATGCCGTCGGCCAGCGCCAGCAGGTGGTCGGTGCGCTGCGCCACCGGCAGTGCGGCCCATGCCGGCAGGGCGTGGCGCGCGGCGGCGACGGCGCGGTCGACCTGCTCGCGGCTGGCTTCGTGGGCCTGGGCGATCAACGTGTGATCCACCGGACTGTGTTTGTCGAACGTGGACGCGCCGTCTTCGAAGCGGCCGTCGATGTAGTTGCGCAGCTGGCGGATCATCATGGCCTGTTTTCCAATGTCAATTAAGTACGTATACGTACCATATTGGAAAATAGTAGGCAGCGGCTGGCGGCAAGTCAATGGGGGGAAGCGATGGGCCGGCCCGCGGGCCGGCCTCGGGGATGGCGCCGGATTACCACCGATAGCTCAGCGTGCCGTACACCTGGCGTTCCTGGCCCCAATAGCACGACGTCGTGCTGCCGCAACTGGCCACATAGCGGCGGTCGAACAGGTTGGTGGCGGACAGCGCAATGGCCAGGCCCTTGAGCGACGGATCCAGCGCACCCAGGTCGTAGGCCAGGCGTGCGTCCACCAGCGTCACGGGCTTCATGGCCAGGGTGTTGTTGGCATCGCCGTAGGTGCTGCCGCGATAACGCACGCCCAGGCCGGCGCTCAGGCCCTGGGCGATGCCGCCAAAGCGGTGGTCGGTCCACAGCGCGGCCTGGTGGCGTGGCAGGTTCTGCAGGGCGTTGCCCTCGGTGTTGACGCCCATGGCATCCGGCGTGTTGCGCGTGACTTCGCCCTGGCTATAGCCATAGGAGGCGATCACGCTCCAGCCGCCGCCCAGTTCCGCCTTGCCTTCCAGCTCCAGGCCGCGCACGCGCGCTTCGCCCGTCTGCACGCTGAAGGCGGGGTTGGTCGGATCGGTGGCGATCACGTTCTTCTGCGTCAGCTGGAACACGGACAGGGTGATCAAGGCCTTCTGGCCGGGCGGCTCGTACTTGATGCCCGCTTCGTATTGCTCGCCCTTGGTTGGCTTGAACGGCGTGCCGGAGCGGGTCGCGCCGATGGCGGGGTCGAATGACGTTGAATAACTGACATAGGGCGCCAGCCCATTGCGCGCCAGGTAGACCACGCCGGCCCGTCCGGTCCAGGCGGTGTCGTCCTGGCTGTTGGCCGCATCGCTGCCGAAATTGATGCCCTGCTTGCGATTCCAGGCGCGGTCGTGGCGCACGCCGCCGGTGAAGGCCCACTGGCCCGCGCGGATCTGGTCCTGCAGGTAATAGCCGATCTGCGTGGCGCGGGTGCGGGTGTCGGTGTATTCGGCAATGTCCTGCGGCCGTTGGCCATAGACGGGGCGATACAGGTCCAGCGGACCCAGCGACCCCATGTAGAAGCGG
The window above is part of the Achromobacter deleyi genome. Proteins encoded here:
- a CDS encoding 3-hydroxyanthranilate 3,4-dioxygenase, whose product is MPAYGPPLNFQRWIQDHAHLLQPPVGNQQIWQDADFIVTVVGGPNLRTDYHDDPLEEFFYQVRGNAWLSLWIDGKPERVDLKEGDIFLLPPHVRHSPQRPETGSACLVIERQRPQGLLDGFEWYCPHCGQLVHRVEVQLKSIVTDLPPLFQAFYASEEKRTCPGCGAIHPGKAQAPAAQPSPA
- a CDS encoding LysR substrate-binding domain-containing protein encodes the protein MAPDRLPAFPSEQDRRPGRRAGTAARMSNFRITPNALSHKLKLHQLQIFERVLARRSLSRAASEMHLTQPTVTKAIHDLEAFFGATLFERSNRGVTPTELALVLGRRVHAMMAEIRYMADDIDAVLGGASGHVVVGTLIAASAKLLPEAIARLMTDHPGIQVTVREGPSAQLLPALATGDVDIVVGRLPGADMASISGVAVDHHKLYREDLCLVAGARHPLAGAARVTLAELADHIWILPAPTSPLRASIERSFFDAGVRLPTRHVESLSLLTNIGILMHSDALALMPYDAAAQFLAMGVLTRLPTDAFGAFGDVGYSIRADRPLTPACLRLVDYLKQIAAQRAPGPQDA
- a CDS encoding RidA family protein — encoded protein: MTQASVSATVVAGKATPRGKYPHIKRAGDFLFVSGTSSRLPDNRIAGAEVDAMGTTTLDIRVQTRAVIENIRDILASAGAGLADVVEISTFLVNMNDFGGYNQVYGEFFDADGPARTTVAVHQLPHPQLLIEIKAVAYKPLAR
- a CDS encoding 2-hydroxymuconic semialdehyde dehydrogenase; its protein translation is MMIRQLRNYIDGRFEDGASTFDKHSPVDHTLIAQAHEASREQVDRAVAAARHALPAWAALPVAQRTDHLLALADGINRRFDDFLQAEIGDTGKPVSWASQIDIPRGAANFRAFAELARTLDMESYMTDTPDGRQALNYAYRKPLGVVGVISPWNLPLLLLTWKVAPALAFGNTVIMKPSEVTPSTATLLAEVAHETGLPPGVLNLTHGFGPGSAGEFITSHPDIDGITFTGESATGAAIMRAVAPGVKPVSFELGGKNAALVFADADFEAAVDGTARSVFANCGQVCLCTERVYVQRPIYDRFVAALAERARALRIGWPDDPDTGMGPLVSREHREKVLSYFALAREEGATVVSGGGVPVFGDARDAGAYVQPTIWTGLPESARCIKEEVFGPVCHVAPFDTEEEAIRLANDTRYGLAAAVWTQDLTRGHRVAQAMKVGLAWVNCWFLRDLRTPFGGSGLSGIGREGGRHSLHFYTEPTNVCIKL